Within the Microbacterium terricola genome, the region GCACCGACCTGGTGCAGCGGGCTCGCGGCACGCGCGATCTCGGGCCGCTCGGCCGCCGGACCGCCGATCCACCGCGCTTCACGGGTCTCGCTCGGTGCGTCGCCCATGTCGTGCTCGGCCATTGCGAAGAGGTCGGTCGGTCCGAACCAGTCAACGACTCCGCTGACGCGTCGGCCCCGGAGGGCCGTGAGCGCGGCGAGCGTCGCGCCGGCCGAGACTCCCCACAGCACGAGCCGCGACGCATCGAGGCCGTACGCGGAGCCGTGCGCCTGCAGCCAGTCGATCGCCGCACCGACGTCGTCGAGCTGGGCGGGGAACAGCGCCTCCCCGCTCAGCCGGTATTCGCAGGATGCGATGGCGAAGCCTGCGGCGACGATGCGATCGAACGAGTGCGCGTCATCGATGCCCGGTGTGAACACCCGCCGGCTGCCGCGCAGCCACCCGCCGCCATGCAGGAACACCACGACGGGCGCGTCCGCGACATCCGGCGTCCGCAGGTCGAGGGACAGCGGACGGAACCCGATCGGGCAGGCGAAGTCGATCTCGAGGACCGAGGACACGGCCGGCTCAGTCGCGGAAGGAGAACTCGGGCATGAAGACCGTCGCGTACTTCTCGCCGGCAGCGCGCATCACCGAGAAGTCCGGCACGAACACGCCCTGCGGCTCGGTGAGGTCGGTCTTGCGGCCGATCGCGTGGAAGAACCGCTCGAACCCGGCGGTGCCCGCGCCGAAGACGGTCGTCGTGTTCTCGATCTTGAACGCGTGCACGATGCCCGCGGGCACGAACGCGAAGTCGCCCGTCGTGAGGGTCGTGCGCGAGTGGTAGTCGGACTGGTCGTCCATCCACACGGTGATCTCGCCGTCGACGACATAGAAGAACTCGTGCGTCTTCAGGTGGACGTGCGCCGGGATGCGGTCGCCCAGCCGCGCCTTCATCGTCCACGCGCCGTACTGGTCGTCGGTCTCGTCACCCGAGGCGAGGATCTCGAACAGCTGGTCGAACACGAGCGACTTCTCGCCCTGGCCCTCCCCGAGCACATAGGGCCGAGGAGCGGCCGGAAGGACGCCGGCGAAGGGGATCTTGTCGGGATCGTCCGCGGGAAAGAGAGTCATGCTTACCTCCTTGTAAAGCAGTGGTCGCCGTTAGGCGGTGTCTCAAGTCTCATCGCGGGGACGACCGGAAGGAAGTTCGACATTCCTACCCGACGTTAGCCTGCGACTAAGATCCGAGCATGGATGTGCCTATCCACGTGATCCGCTATTTCTGTGTGCTCGCCGAAGAGCTGCACTTCGGCCGCGCCGCCGAGCGCCTGAGCATCACCCCGCCGTCGCTGAGCCAGCAGATCAGCCGGCTCGAGCAGCAGCTCGACGTCAGGCTGTTCGAGCGGAGCCCCCGCAAGGTGGAACTGACGGCGTACGGTCGCGACCTGCTTCCGCTCGCCCGCCGCGTCCAGGACGACCACGATCAGATCCTCGACTGGGCCCGTTCCGTCAGCCGCGACAAACGGACGCCGCTGCTGCGCGTGGGCGTCGTCGCTGCGGGCGCGGGGTCGCTCACGACCGCGGCGATCGCCGCGACGATGCAGGCGATCCCGCACGCGCGCATCGAGATGCGCCGGCTGGGCTTCTTCGACGTCGCCGCCGAACTCGAGAGCGGCCGCGTCGACGTGGTGTTCGCGCCGGCGCCGATGCCCCTGCCCCCGCGGATCCGGATCGAGCCGCTGTGGCTCGAGCCGCGCGTGCTCGTCGTACCGGCGAACCATCCCCTCGCCGAACGGGAGTCCGTCACCATCGGCGAGACCAACGAAGAGGTGTTCGTCGCGGTCGCCGGCGGAGTGCCCGAGGTCGTCGACTGGTGGATCGTCGACCCCCGTCCGGACGGCACGCGCCCGAGGCGCGGACCCACCGCCGACAGCGTGGACGGCCTCTTCGAGCTGGTCGCGGCCGGCGCCGGCGTGAACATCGCCGGTCAGTCGGCTTCGCGACAGTACCGACGCGACGAGCTCGCGTTCGTGCCGGTGTCCGACATCGAGCCGGCCACCATCGTGCTCTGCAGTCTCACCGACACTCCCAACCCGATGGTGAAGACCTTCCGCGCGACCGCCCAGGCGCTGTCACCGCTCGTCGAGGGCACGTTCCACTAGAGACGGGATGCGGTCTACGCGGCCGGGGCGGCGGCGGACGCCTTGAGCGCGCGCCATGCCTCCCGGCGTCGCGCCTGCTCATCGGGATCCGGCACAGGGGATGCGGCCATGAGCACGCGCGTGTAGTGGTGCTGAGGATTGCGCATGACCTCACCCGTGCGCCCCTGCTCCACGATCCGGCCCCGGTTGAGCACCACGACGCGCTGGGCGAGGAACTCGACGACGGCCATGTCGTGCGCGATGAAGAGGTAGCCGAGATCCGTGCCCGCACGCAGGTCGGCGAGCAGATTCAGCACCTGCGCCTGCGTGGACAGATCGAGGGCGCTCACCGCCTCGTCGCACACGACGAGGCGCGGGTCGGTGACGAGTGCGCGGGCGATCGAGATGCGCTGACGCTGACCGCCGGAGAACTGGCGCGGGAACCTGGTCTCGGACCCCGGAGCCAGGCCGACGGCATCCAGCACCTCCCTCGCGCGCTGCTCGCGCTCGGTGCGGGGCACGCCCGCCACGCGCAGCGGCTCGGTCAGGGCGTCGCCGATCGGGCGGCGCGGGTTGAGTGAGGAGAACGGGTCCTGGAAGACGGCGCGGAGGTCACCCTGAAGCGAGCGGCGCTCTGCAGCGCGCGCCTTCGTGATGTCGCGGCCCTCGAACAGGATCTGCCCGCTCGTGACCGTCTGCAGCCCGAGGATCGCCCTCCCGATCGTCGTCTTGCCCGACCCGGATTCTCCGACGAGTCCGAGAGTCTCGCCGCGCGCGATCGTGAACGACACGTCGTCGACCGCGGCCGGGCCCTTCTTGCCGTAGCGGACGACGAGGTTGCGCACTTCGAGGAGGGGCGCGTCGATGCCGACCGCCCGCTCCGATGCCGGCTGCAGCGTGCTCACAGGTCTCCTCCTCCGATGGCGACGGGCTGCCGCCACTCGTCCTGCCTGCCTCGGACCTCGTCCCGCCGGATGCACCGGACGCCGCCGTCGCCGACGGCGCGGGGCAGGAGCGGAACAGCGGTCATGCACTCGTCACGGGCGAACCTGCACCGCTGGGCGAACCGGCATCCCGCCGTCCACGAGCCGGGCAGCGGGACCTGGCCGGCGATCGACGCCAGCCTCGTGGTGCCTTCGAAGTCGAGGATCGTGTGCGGGTCGGCGGCCAGGAGGGCCATCGTGTACGGATGCTCGGGGCGCACGAGCACATCGCGCACCGTCCCGGTCTCCACGATCTGGCCCGCGTACATCACCGACACGTCGTCGCAGAGGTCGGCCACGACGCCCAGATCGTGCGTGACGAGGATGACCGACATCCCGCGCGATGCGACGAGTCCCCGCAGGAGGGCGAGGATCTCGGCCTGGATGGTCACATCCAGCGCGGTGGTGGGCTCGTCGGCGACCAGAAGCCGCGGTGATCCGGCGAGCGCCAGCGCGATGGCGACGCGCTGCGCCATCCCGCCGGAGATCTGATGCGGGTGGCTGCGCAGCACCCGCGGCACGTCGACGATGCCCACGTCCTCCAGCAGGCCGGCCGCGATGCGCTTCGCCTCGGCCGCGCCGACCCGGCGCAGGCGCCGGATCGCGGCGGACAGCTGCCATCCGACCGCGAACATCGGGTCGAGCGCCCGGCTGGGCTCCTGGGAGATGAACGCGATCTCGTGCCCGCGGACCTTCGCGAGGGTCTTCTCGTCGGCCTGGGCGAGGTCGACCCCTCCCCATTGGATGCGCCCGGATCGCACCGAGAGCCCCGGCGAGAGGAGACCGAGGATCGCGTACGAGGTCACGCTCTTGCCGCACCCCGACTCTCCGACCA harbors:
- a CDS encoding alpha/beta hydrolase; protein product: MSSVLEIDFACPIGFRPLSLDLRTPDVADAPVVVFLHGGGWLRGSRRVFTPGIDDAHSFDRIVAAGFAIASCEYRLSGEALFPAQLDDVGAAIDWLQAHGSAYGLDASRLVLWGVSAGATLAALTALRGRRVSGVVDWFGPTDLFAMAEHDMGDAPSETREARWIGGPAAERPEIARAASPLHQVGAHLPPVHISHGTADEHVPFAQSEALAEALRAAGADEVEFHPVPGGRHFWAGLDDTDAVFDRAIDFARRVTAR
- a CDS encoding quercetin 2,3-dioxygenase, which translates into the protein MTLFPADDPDKIPFAGVLPAAPRPYVLGEGQGEKSLVFDQLFEILASGDETDDQYGAWTMKARLGDRIPAHVHLKTHEFFYVVDGEITVWMDDQSDYHSRTTLTTGDFAFVPAGIVHAFKIENTTTVFGAGTAGFERFFHAIGRKTDLTEPQGVFVPDFSVMRAAGEKYATVFMPEFSFRD
- a CDS encoding ATP-binding cassette domain-containing protein, with amino-acid sequence MSTLQPASERAVGIDAPLLEVRNLVVRYGKKGPAAVDDVSFTIARGETLGLVGESGSGKTTIGRAILGLQTVTSGQILFEGRDITKARAAERRSLQGDLRAVFQDPFSSLNPRRPIGDALTEPLRVAGVPRTEREQRAREVLDAVGLAPGSETRFPRQFSGGQRQRISIARALVTDPRLVVCDEAVSALDLSTQAQVLNLLADLRAGTDLGYLFIAHDMAVVEFLAQRVVVLNRGRIVEQGRTGEVMRNPQHHYTRVLMAASPVPDPDEQARRREAWRALKASAAAPAA
- a CDS encoding LysR family transcriptional regulator; the protein is MDVPIHVIRYFCVLAEELHFGRAAERLSITPPSLSQQISRLEQQLDVRLFERSPRKVELTAYGRDLLPLARRVQDDHDQILDWARSVSRDKRTPLLRVGVVAAGAGSLTTAAIAATMQAIPHARIEMRRLGFFDVAAELESGRVDVVFAPAPMPLPPRIRIEPLWLEPRVLVVPANHPLAERESVTIGETNEEVFVAVAGGVPEVVDWWIVDPRPDGTRPRRGPTADSVDGLFELVAAGAGVNIAGQSASRQYRRDELAFVPVSDIEPATIVLCSLTDTPNPMVKTFRATAQALSPLVEGTFH